The genomic DNA GGGAATTGGTGGCACTCGTGCGGGTATTTTGGAAACTAGCTTCAGGGAAGAAACTGAAACTGATTTATTCGGTGAACAGGCGGTTTTATGTGGTGGTTTGTCTGAGTTAATCAAGGCAGGTTTTGAAACTTTGGTTTCGGCGGGTTATCAACCTGAAATTGCTTATTTTGAGTGTTTACACGAAGTTAAGTTAATTGTTGATTTAATTGTGGAGGGTGGTTTGGCTTCTATGCGTAGTAGTATTTCTAATACTGCTGAGTATGGAGATTATACCCGTGGTCCTCGTGTGGTGACTGATGCAACCCGTGCGGAAATGAAAAAAATTCTTAGTGAGATTCAATCTGGACAGTTTGCCCGTGAGTTTGTATTGGAGAATCAGGCCGGTAAACCAGGATTTACGGCGATGCGTCGTCAGGAAGCCGAACAACCTATCGAAGAAGTTGGTAAGGATTTACGAGCTATGTTTAGTTGGTTGAAAAAATAATTAATCTTCCCCCTCTCCTGATAGGTGAGGGGATTTTTTTTGATAAAAAAGGGGGCACATAGCCCCTGGAAAGCCTAAAAGAGTAAAACTGATGGGAGAATTACGGTTCGATTAAGGTACGTTTACCCCATTTTGGATCTGCTTGGGTTTGAATTAAGATGTAACCTGCGATCGCCTCTAGGTCGTCATCGGTATAGTTTCTCATTTCTGACCAAATATCAGATCTTTCGGTATTCATGTGTAAGAGGGAAAGATCATCTTCACCGTCATAGGTGGTGGGATATTTCATGTAGTCCACAAGGGCTAAAACGTTATCCCTAGCAGGAATAGCATTGGAAAGAGCTTCGATGCTTAAACCAACGTTGGGGTTAGTTTTGGTTTTACCTTGAATATGACACTGAGTACAACTGGCTACAAATAATTTAGAACCTAATTGGGCTTCTTGGTTACTGAGGGTAATAAAATCTCCTTGATCATTTAAAGGAACGGTGCGAAGTTCTTCGCTTAAACTGAGTGCATTTGCCGTGCCAGTGAAAGACTGCCACATTAAAAACATCCCAGCTAGAATTATTAAAAAAAATCTTTTCATAATTGGCAAACTAATATTTTTTTGTATTTTCTTGGGATTTAAAAGATTATACGTTACCTATTTTCCCTTAAAATAGGTTCTTATTTTGCCCTTTATTGTAAACTTTTGTTAATATATAGGTTTTTTCTAGTTTTTAACAACCGTTGCTTTCAAGGGGCAAATTTTTTGATCTTAATTGTTATTTTCTTGACGGTGATCTAAGAAACACATACTATAAAAAGGTTATCCTTAATTACATACATAAAAAATTAGAATATCTCAATAAATTTAAACACCTATGACAACCACCTTACAAGCCCCCCCTAAAAAAAATCGTAGATTAGTATTTCCTTTTACTGCCATTGTTGGACAAGAGCAGATGAAATTGGCTTTATTGCTCAATGTTATCGATCCTAAAATTGGTGGGGTCATGATTATGGGCGATCGGGGTACAGGCAAATCCACCACCATCAGGGCATTAGCCGACCTTTTACCTGAAATCTCTGTGGTAGCAGGAGATCCCTTCAACTCAGATCCTAATGATATGGAAATGATGGGGGAAGAATTGAGGGAAAAAGTGGAAAATAATGAACACATTGACACCGTTCAAAAAAAAGTTCCCATGATTGACTTACCCCTAGGAGCAACCGAAGATCGTGTCTGTGGTACTATTGACATTGAAAAAGCTCTTTCTGAAGGGGTAAAAGCCTTTGAACCAGGACTCTTAGCTAAAGCTAACCGTGGTATTCTCTACGTAGATGAGGTAAACCTACTCGATGATCACCTTGTGGATGTGTTGCTTGACTCCGCCGCTAGTGGTTGGAATACCGTAGAAAGGGAAGGTATTTCCATTCGTCACCCTGCCCGTTTTGTGTTGGTAGGTTCTGGAAATCCCGAAGAAGGGGAATTACGTCCCCAATTATTAGATCGTTTTGGGATGCACGCCGAAATTCGTACCGTCAAAGATCCTGATCTCCGTGTGCAAATTGTAGAACAAAGAGCAGAATTTGATCAAGACCCTCAAGGCTTTTTGGCAAACTATGATGAGCAACAAAAGGCTTTACAACAAAAGTTGGTTGATGCTCAAAATTTATTACCTCAAATCACCATTGATTATGAAATTCGGGTAAAAGTATCGGAAATTTGTTCTGATTTAGATGTAGATGGTTTACGGGGAGACATTGTTACTAATAGGGCGGCAAAGGCGATCGCGGCTTTTGAAGGACGTACCGAAGTAACCGTGGATGACATCCGCCGAGTAATGCCCCTGTGTCTGCGTCACCGTTTACGTAAAGATCCCTTAGAATCCATTGATTCAGGCTATAAGGTAGAAAAAGCCGTTGATCGTGTTTTCGGTTTAGATGTGGAATAAACCATAAAAAAATCTCCTCAACTTTCCATGGAGGAGACAAAAAATCATTTTCAATAATGAATAATTGGTAGGGTGGGCAATGCCCACCTTAAATTTTTGGGGAAAATTAAAGCAACGAAACCAATGACATCAAGTTCGGAAAATTCCTTGTAAATAGATTGTATTTTAGCAGTTGCCCCACCGTGTAATTCATTACACGGCTAATGGTAGTTCGTTCAATAAATTGAACTAAGATATTAATCTGCTAATTTGGCGGACTTGATATGACTTTCCTTCTCAAAAGAAAACTAACTGCGTAACTCCACAGGAAATTGCTTCGCTAACTTATCTCTAACTTTGTTATGAATAGGATCAACATCCGTATCCTTCAAAGTACCATCAGGGGAATTATAAATTAAACTAAAAGCCAAACTACGCTTACCATCAGGTACATTTTCCCCTTTATACTCATCAAATAACTTCACATCCACTAAGGTTTTACCCCCCGCCTTGCGCATAGCGTTGGTAATTTCCGCCACCGTTAAATCCATGGGTGCAAAGAAAGCCAAATCACGCTCTACATTGGGATAAGTAGAATAAGCCTTGAAAGTGGGAATCTGTAAATATCTTTGGCTGATATAATCCATCAAAGGAGCAAGTTTCAACTCAAACACATAAACACTCTCAGGCAAATCTCTTTCCTGCCTTAACTGGGGATGAAGTTGCCCAAATACCCCAATTTTAGTTTTATGTAACCATAAACCTGCGGTGCGCCCTGGGTGCAAACGCTCATCATCGGATTCTGCCTGATAGGTAATCGGTGCTTTGAGACTGCTAAATAAACTCTCTAAAACGCCCTTGGCTTCATACCATGACATGGGTTGCGGTTTACCACTATTTACCCAAATACCATCCCTATATAAATCACCACCGAGGATACCCCCTAGGGCATCACCTTCACATCTTTTATCACCTTCTAGCCAAAAAACTCGTCCAATTTCAAAACCATTTAAATGACCATTTCCTTGGGCTTGGTTGTATTCAAAGGCATTGATTAAACCATCAATTAAATTGCTACGGAGAGCAGAATATTCACTGAAAAGAGGATTAGCGATTTTGATTTGGGCTTTTTCAGGGCTAACGAGGGAATATTGCACCAATTCCGTTAAGCCTAAACCACGCAATGCCGAACTAATTTGACGCTGAATGGTTACCTCGGAGGATAAGTAACCCACTTGAGATTGGGGGGGTAAGGTATCGGTAAAACGATCATAACCATATAATCTGGCAACTTCTTCAATTAAATCGATTTCCCTTTCCAAGTCACGGTATCGGTAAGGTGGCACGGTGACAACCCAAGTTAAAGGGTTTTCTGTTTCTACTTTCAACTGACAACCTAAGTCGGTTAAAATTCTTTCCACGTCTTGGGGGGCAACATCGGTTAATCCTTCCCCATCAATCACTTTCCCTAATACTTGGTGTAAACGGTTGAGTCTGAGTTGGATTGTGTTGGTAAATTCTCCCCGACGATTATCCGCAGTAACTTGGGCGGTAACGTTACCTTGGGCTAAATCAGTAATAAGGGTTACGGCATGGTTAAGGGCTTTTTCTAGTTGCACTTGGTTAACTCCCCTTTCGTAACGGGTGGAGGCTTCGGTGCGGATGGATTGACTTCTGGCACTTCTACGGATTGGCACAGGTTCAAAAAGGGCGGCTTCTAGGATGATATTCTGGGTATTATCATCTACTTCGCTTTCTTCTCCCCCCATGACTCCCCCTAGGGCGATGGGATGATTGTTGGCGGTGATGAGTAGATTTTGCTCTTTTAGTTGTCTTTCTTGCCCGTCTAGGGTGGTGAGGGTTTCGTTTTCTTGGGCAAAGCGCACCCCAATATTTAGGGTTTGGCTGTTGGTTATCTGAGTTAGTTTTTTCCTGTCAAAGGCGTGTAAGGGTTGCCCCCATTCAAGGAGGATGTAGTTAGTTACGTCAACTACGTTGTTGATGGGGCGCACTCCCGATGCTTCTAGTCTCCATTGCAACCATTGGGGAGAAGGGGCAATTTTAACGTTTTCGATAATTGTACCAATATAGGCAGGACAGGCGGAGGTTTCTTTGATGTCTAGGGTGAGGTTATCAGTTTGATTGTTGGGGGTAATAATTTCGGTGGTGGGTAGTTTTAACTCTCCTCCTGTGAGGGCGGCTACTTCTCTGGCAATGCCTACCATACTGAGGGCATCGGCACGGTTGGCGGTGGCGGTAATATCGAGGATGACATCATCTAAGCCCAAAAGGGGGCGCACGTCTTGCCCGATGCTTAAGTCTCCTTCGAGGATTTTGATTCCTTCGCTTTCTTTGCTTAATCCGAGTTCGGCTAATGAGCAAACCATGCCTTTGCTTTCTACGCCTCTGAGTTTGGCTGGTTTGATTTTTAAATCTACGTTGGGTAAATATGTACCAA from Cyanobacterium stanieri LEGE 03274 includes the following:
- the psbV gene encoding photosystem II cytochrome c-550 — encoded protein: MKRFFLIILAGMFLMWQSFTGTANALSLSEELRTVPLNDQGDFITLSNQEAQLGSKLFVASCTQCHIQGKTKTNPNVGLSIEALSNAIPARDNVLALVDYMKYPTTYDGEDDLSLLHMNTERSDIWSEMRNYTDDDLEAIAGYILIQTQADPKWGKRTLIEP
- the pheT gene encoding phenylalanine--tRNA ligase subunit beta, with protein sequence MRISFKWLQEFVDINISPQELAKTLTIAGFEVEDIEDRRTWADGVVVGRVLECDRHPNADKLSLCKIDIGEETPSQIVCGAPNIRKDIFVPIATLGTYLPNVDLKIKPAKLRGVESKGMVCSLAELGLSKESEGIKILEGDLSIGQDVRPLLGLDDVILDITATANRADALSMVGIAREVAALTGGELKLPTTEIITPNNQTDNLTLDIKETSACPAYIGTIIENVKIAPSPQWLQWRLEASGVRPINNVVDVTNYILLEWGQPLHAFDRKKLTQITNSQTLNIGVRFAQENETLTTLDGQERQLKEQNLLITANNHPIALGGVMGGEESEVDDNTQNIILEAALFEPVPIRRSARSQSIRTEASTRYERGVNQVQLEKALNHAVTLITDLAQGNVTAQVTADNRRGEFTNTIQLRLNRLHQVLGKVIDGEGLTDVAPQDVERILTDLGCQLKVETENPLTWVVTVPPYRYRDLEREIDLIEEVARLYGYDRFTDTLPPQSQVGYLSSEVTIQRQISSALRGLGLTELVQYSLVSPEKAQIKIANPLFSEYSALRSNLIDGLINAFEYNQAQGNGHLNGFEIGRVFWLEGDKRCEGDALGGILGGDLYRDGIWVNSGKPQPMSWYEAKGVLESLFSSLKAPITYQAESDDERLHPGRTAGLWLHKTKIGVFGQLHPQLRQERDLPESVYVFELKLAPLMDYISQRYLQIPTFKAYSTYPNVERDLAFFAPMDLTVAEITNAMRKAGGKTLVDVKLFDEYKGENVPDGKRSLAFSLIYNSPDGTLKDTDVDPIHNKVRDKLAKQFPVELRS
- the bchI gene encoding magnesium chelatase ATPase subunit I encodes the protein MTTTLQAPPKKNRRLVFPFTAIVGQEQMKLALLLNVIDPKIGGVMIMGDRGTGKSTTIRALADLLPEISVVAGDPFNSDPNDMEMMGEELREKVENNEHIDTVQKKVPMIDLPLGATEDRVCGTIDIEKALSEGVKAFEPGLLAKANRGILYVDEVNLLDDHLVDVLLDSAASGWNTVEREGISIRHPARFVLVGSGNPEEGELRPQLLDRFGMHAEIRTVKDPDLRVQIVEQRAEFDQDPQGFLANYDEQQKALQQKLVDAQNLLPQITIDYEIRVKVSEICSDLDVDGLRGDIVTNRAAKAIAAFEGRTEVTVDDIRRVMPLCLRHRLRKDPLESIDSGYKVEKAVDRVFGLDVE